The genomic segment TCGGCCTTCGACGCGTCGAGCCACGCTGCGGCGACTCCGGTGCCCGATCACTCGACGTACGACCAGTCGTCGCACGCGAGCACGGACTACTCGAGTCACTCGCTGTACGACACGAGCCACGACAGCGCGGCCTCGCACAGCCAGGCGAGCACCGACCTGTCGTCGCACAACCAGTTCGATCAGCACTCCGGGTTCTGACCCGCGAACGCCTGACACAGAATCGGTGGGGACCGTATGGTCCCCACCGATGTGTTTGTGCCGCAGTCGGTTAGCTACGGCAGGCCATGCGGAACGTCGGTGATCAGGCCGCCGTCCATCACAAACTCCGCGCCCGTCGCATAAGACGATTCGTCACTGGCGAGAAACAGCACGAACGTCGACACCTCGTTCGGCTCACCGAGGCGGCCCATCGGGGCGGCCACCAGATCGTCGGGCATGTGGGCGGTCATCGGGGTGCGAATCATCCCCGGATGCAGCGAGTTGACCCGAATGTTGTTGGCCGCCAACTCCAATGCCGCGGACTTGGTCAGCCCCCGGATCGCCCACTTGGACGCCACATAGCCGTGATTGCCCGGAGTTCCGCGCATGGCCTGAATGGACGACATGTTGATAATCGAGCCACCGCCGGCCTCGGTCATCGGCTCGATCACCGACTTGATGCCGAGCATCGTGCCGGTGAGGTTGACGTCGATAACCCGTTGCCAGCGTTCACGTTCCAGGTTCTTCAGGGTGCGCCGATAGACGATGCCCGCGTTGTTCACCAGGACGTTGAGGGTGCCGAACTCGCGTAGTGCCAGCGCCACCGCCGCCGACCAGCCGTCGGGATCGGAGACGTCGAGGTGGATGTAGCGGGCGGCGTCGCCCAGTTCGGCGGCCACCGCCGCGCCGTCGTCGTCGAGGACATCAGCGAGCACTACTCGGGCGCCTTCGCTGACCAGGAGCCGAGCGTGGGCGGCGCCCATCCCGCGGGCGGCCCCGGTGATCAGGGCGACCTTGCCGTCAACGCGTCCCATGGGCGCACGGTACCCGGCTGGCCGCCGCGACCTGCGTTACTTCCCCGCTAGCTGAGACCAGGTGTCCAGGACGTTCTCGTAGGCCGTCGGCGACACCGCGATCGAGCCTACAAAAGGATGCTCCATCGCGAAGATCAGGTAGAGAACGAACGCCAGCAGCGAGCCGGCCAACGCGATCAACGCGCCGTGCACCACGACGTCGGTGGAGGGAAAGATGTAGGTGAACAGCAGCATGACCATCCCGCCACCGAGCAGCAGCACCCACAACTCGCCGGGGATCTCGGACTGGCTGCCCGAGAGCCGGCTCTTGCGGGCACTGCCCAACTCGTCGAGCCGGGCGATCGACTGCCGGTAGAAGGAGATCTCGCTCTGGCTCACCGGCTCGATGTGCAGGAAGCTCTGCCACACGGCCGTCAGGTGTTCCGACTGCTGTTCGACCGTCTCGCCGCGGCGCATCCGGGGGAACTCGTCGTCGACGACGTCGTTGGTGTAGTCGATCAGGCTCCGCTGGATCTCCGCGCGGCCCGCCACCGGCAGGCCCGCCGAGTCGCGCAGGAGATCGGAGATCGCGGCGGCTTCGTGTTCGGTGCCCTCCTCGGCTTGGTTGAGTTGTTCCCACACCACGACGACCACGAAGGCCACCAGCACTGCGTACAGCACCCCGGCGAGGTCGAAGACGTGGCCTGCCACTCCGCCGGATCTCTTCAACCGTTGTAGGGGCAGAATCCGTCGGCTTAGCACCAACCCCAGCACGGCCAGCCCGACGGTGATGATCACGACCATCAGCCCGACCAGGGGTGCGGGCAGCTGCAATAGCCAAAGCACGAACTTACTTGTTACCGCAGCGTTCGCCCGCCAAACCGGGCCACCGCCGATAGGGTCAGCGGCTGTGCTCGAGGTGATCGACAAGGGCGGGGCTACGGCCACCCACACCACACCGCTGTTGTTCGTGCACGGCGCCTTCCACGGGGCGTGGTGCTGGGATGACCACTTTCTCGACTACTTCGCCGACCGCGGCTACCGCGCGCTCGCACTGAACCTGCGCGGCCACGGCGGCAGCCCGTCCGCGGTGCCGATCAACGCGTGCGGCGTCTTCGACTACGTCCAGGACGTGCACAGCGTCGCCTCCCAACTGCCGGTGCCGCCGGTGGTCATCGGCCACTCGATGGGCGGGTTCGTGGTGCAGAAGTATCTGGCGGTGCACGACGCACCCGCGGGGGTCCTGGTGGCCTCGGCACCGCCGACC from the Mycolicibacterium crocinum genome contains:
- a CDS encoding glucose 1-dehydrogenase; this translates as MGRVDGKVALITGAARGMGAAHARLLVSEGARVVLADVLDDDGAAVAAELGDAARYIHLDVSDPDGWSAAVALALREFGTLNVLVNNAGIVYRRTLKNLERERWQRVIDVNLTGTMLGIKSVIEPMTEAGGGSIINMSSIQAMRGTPGNHGYVASKWAIRGLTKSAALELAANNIRVNSLHPGMIRTPMTAHMPDDLVAAPMGRLGEPNEVSTFVLFLASDESSYATGAEFVMDGGLITDVPHGLP
- a CDS encoding DUF4239 domain-containing protein, producing MLWLLQLPAPLVGLMVVIITVGLAVLGLVLSRRILPLQRLKRSGGVAGHVFDLAGVLYAVLVAFVVVVVWEQLNQAEEGTEHEAAAISDLLRDSAGLPVAGRAEIQRSLIDYTNDVVDDEFPRMRRGETVEQQSEHLTAVWQSFLHIEPVSQSEISFYRQSIARLDELGSARKSRLSGSQSEIPGELWVLLLGGGMVMLLFTYIFPSTDVVVHGALIALAGSLLAFVLYLIFAMEHPFVGSIAVSPTAYENVLDTWSQLAGK